Proteins encoded by one window of Chryseobacterium sp. POL2:
- a CDS encoding flavin reductase family protein codes for MEIKEFDSRAFRNACGTFTTGVTIITSKKEDGTVHGMTANGFISVSLDPPLIAVSIGNNQKMLETIKNSGVYGVSILKDDHLEHCNHFAGKHNPDLVVDFVEYDDVPVLPNALAHFVTKVHSSHLAGDHTLYIGEVLDFYSEEDGNPILFHRGQFRELK; via the coding sequence ATGGAAATTAAAGAGTTTGACAGCAGAGCCTTTCGTAATGCCTGTGGGACTTTTACTACAGGTGTTACAATTATCACGAGTAAAAAAGAAGATGGTACAGTGCATGGGATGACGGCTAATGGGTTTATCTCTGTTTCTTTGGATCCGCCATTAATTGCCGTTTCCATTGGTAACAATCAAAAGATGCTCGAGACGATTAAAAATTCTGGCGTATATGGCGTAAGTATTCTTAAAGATGATCATTTGGAGCATTGCAACCACTTCGCAGGAAAACACAATCCAGACTTGGTGGTAGATTTTGTTGAGTATGACGACGTTCCTGTTTTGCCAAATGCCTTAGCGCATTTCGTAACCAAAGTTCATTCCTCGCATTTGGCGGGCGATCACACCCTTTATATTGGGGAAGTTTTAGATTTTTATTCAGAAGAAGATGGTAATCCCATTCTTTTTCACCGAGGACAATTTAGAGAATTAAAGTAA
- a CDS encoding LLM class flavin-dependent oxidoreductase, giving the protein MSSHPFTEKNKFILGTFSTNCGGGMTVSKLDDRWKATWENNEKLAVLLDEAGIDFMLPIARWVGYGGETDFHGEVLETVTWATALLAKTKNIQIFATVHTVANHPLVLAKQIATMAKISGDRVGLNIVAGWNKPEYDALGLDLPNDHETRYAYAQEWIDFVKKLWTTKERFDWNGTYFKTKGSYGNPLLEKTPPILNAAGSPQGRSFAINNVNYLFTPAIDLERSKTEIAELKKQAEAENKKIGVLTFSHVICRPTEEEALAEKKRILDNIDDGAVDNLVNLQFAHAHSFPHDLLAEIRESMALGHGGFQLVGTPQQVADKICALHDAGFGGTTLSFFDYVKEFPYFRDNVLPILAERGIR; this is encoded by the coding sequence ATGAGTTCACATCCTTTTACAGAAAAAAATAAATTTATACTTGGTACATTCTCAACCAATTGCGGCGGTGGAATGACCGTTTCCAAGCTTGATGACCGTTGGAAAGCAACTTGGGAAAACAATGAAAAACTTGCCGTGTTGCTTGACGAGGCGGGTATCGATTTTATGCTTCCTATCGCACGTTGGGTAGGTTATGGTGGTGAGACAGACTTTCATGGTGAGGTTTTAGAAACAGTAACTTGGGCAACTGCTTTGCTGGCAAAAACTAAAAACATCCAGATTTTTGCAACCGTTCATACTGTTGCTAATCATCCTTTGGTGTTAGCGAAACAAATCGCAACCATGGCAAAAATAAGTGGCGATCGCGTCGGTCTTAATATCGTTGCTGGTTGGAATAAGCCAGAATATGATGCCTTAGGTTTAGATTTACCAAACGATCACGAAACGCGTTATGCTTATGCGCAAGAATGGATTGACTTTGTGAAAAAATTATGGACAACAAAAGAAAGGTTTGACTGGAACGGAACGTATTTTAAAACCAAAGGAAGTTACGGAAATCCATTGCTGGAAAAAACACCGCCAATTCTTAATGCGGCAGGTTCGCCACAAGGTCGTTCTTTTGCAATTAATAACGTGAATTATCTTTTCACACCAGCCATTGATCTTGAACGTTCTAAAACTGAAATCGCTGAACTTAAAAAACAAGCAGAAGCAGAAAATAAAAAAATCGGTGTGTTGACTTTCTCTCATGTAATCTGTAGACCAACAGAGGAAGAAGCGCTTGCCGAAAAGAAAAGAATTCTTGATAATATTGATGACGGTGCTGTTGACAATCTGGTTAATTTGCAGTTTGCACACGCGCATAGTTTTCCTCATGATTTGTTAGCGGAGATTAGAGAAAGCATGGCACTTGGACATGGCGGCTTCCAGTTAGTTGGGACACCACAGCAAGTTGCGGATAAGATTTGTGCTTTGCATGATGCCGGCTTTGGAGGAACAACTTTGTCGTTTTTCGATTATGTAAAAGAGTTTCCATATTTTAGAGATAATGTTTTGCCGATCTTGGCAGAGAGAGGTATTAGATAA
- a CDS encoding bifunctional salicylyl-CoA 5-hydroxylase/oxidoreductase (catalyzes the conversion of salicylyl-CoA to gentisyl-CoA) — translation MKITVIGGGPGGMYFSILTKKRIPNAQIDIYEQNKPDDAFGFGVVFSDETLSEFLSYDERSYELIRNSFAYWDNLDVARDGEIVRIEGNGFCGCSRKTLLELLQQRCKEEGVNLHFETRVNDVSQFDDSDLVLFADGISSSMRGKFENEFGTETEMRKNRFIWCGTSKPLDAFTYFFRNTPYGAFCAHSYQYEEGKSTFIFECSQETYDKAGFVEQDEAGSLAKLEELFKEELDGHKLIGNRSWWRTFPRVYNANWYFNNKALIGDAKTSAHYSIGSGTKLAMDCAIGLSDAVVANQDNMQNALEDYTKRRRMPVDMIQHAADVSLMWFEDMDRHMKLDFDTFSFAVMSRSKKITIENQARRDKKYAERIIQNFNKRIGSEDLNTPPAFTPYQLGKLTLHNRIAMSAMGQYKSVDGIPGEWDFVHLTSRAVGGTGLITTGLAAISPTGRITPGCYGLYNDEQVTAWKRITEFIHQHTDSKIAVQIGHSGRKGSCQSTNLGKHLEEGAWPLISADAIAFRPEFPTPKAMDIEDLKTVKMEFVDAAKRALEAGFDAVELQMHNGFLLASFLSPLTNKRQDQYGGNIENRAKYPLEIVKAIKEVLGDVPLIVKLNVIDWHPEGITKDEVEYVAKQLKSLDVDMLNVSTGNTVIDQKPFMGRMWQTPFSEWIRNTIDIPTMTSGRIESIDQINTLLLNARADMVALGRSLLTDPYFVLTAKAYEQYKANDPMSIGAPYPYMGGVATEYMKAKKDREEFEQMKRELKPVSHQLQK, via the coding sequence ATGAAAATAACGGTAATTGGAGGAGGACCAGGTGGAATGTACTTTTCAATTTTAACAAAGAAAAGAATTCCAAATGCGCAAATTGATATTTATGAACAAAACAAACCCGATGATGCTTTTGGTTTTGGAGTAGTTTTTTCGGACGAAACGCTTAGTGAGTTTTTGTCTTACGACGAACGTTCTTATGAGTTAATCCGAAATAGCTTTGCCTATTGGGATAATCTGGACGTTGCCCGTGATGGAGAAATTGTCAGGATTGAAGGGAATGGCTTTTGTGGATGCTCTCGCAAAACTTTGCTAGAGCTTTTGCAACAGCGCTGCAAAGAAGAAGGTGTTAATCTTCACTTTGAAACCCGCGTTAACGATGTATCACAATTTGATGATAGCGATTTGGTTTTATTTGCTGACGGTATTAGTTCTTCCATGCGTGGAAAATTTGAAAACGAATTTGGTACCGAAACAGAAATGCGTAAAAACCGTTTCATCTGGTGCGGAACAAGCAAGCCTCTAGACGCTTTTACCTATTTTTTTAGAAATACACCTTACGGTGCTTTTTGTGCGCATTCTTACCAATATGAAGAAGGAAAAAGTACGTTTATTTTCGAGTGTTCTCAAGAGACTTACGACAAAGCGGGTTTTGTAGAACAGGATGAAGCGGGTTCTTTAGCAAAATTGGAAGAGCTTTTCAAGGAAGAATTAGATGGTCATAAGTTGATTGGTAATCGATCTTGGTGGCGTACTTTTCCTAGAGTTTATAATGCCAATTGGTATTTTAACAACAAAGCACTGATTGGTGATGCCAAAACATCGGCCCATTATTCTATTGGATCAGGAACCAAATTGGCGATGGATTGTGCGATAGGACTTTCGGATGCCGTGGTTGCCAATCAAGACAATATGCAAAATGCATTAGAGGATTATACCAAACGCCGCAGAATGCCAGTAGATATGATTCAGCATGCTGCAGACGTTTCTTTGATGTGGTTTGAAGATATGGACCGTCACATGAAGTTGGATTTTGACACTTTCAGTTTTGCGGTGATGTCTCGAAGTAAAAAAATTACCATCGAGAATCAAGCGCGCCGTGATAAGAAATATGCAGAACGAATTATTCAGAATTTTAATAAAAGAATTGGGTCAGAAGATCTTAATACGCCTCCTGCATTTACGCCTTATCAATTAGGAAAATTAACATTACACAACCGCATCGCTATGAGTGCGATGGGGCAATACAAATCTGTGGACGGTATTCCTGGTGAATGGGATTTCGTGCATTTGACCTCACGTGCTGTTGGTGGTACAGGTTTAATAACTACAGGTTTGGCGGCAATTTCACCAACGGGAAGAATCACGCCAGGTTGTTATGGACTTTATAATGACGAACAGGTTACAGCTTGGAAACGCATTACAGAGTTTATCCATCAACATACAGATTCTAAAATTGCTGTGCAGATTGGGCATTCGGGCAGAAAAGGTTCTTGCCAATCGACTAACTTAGGAAAACATCTTGAGGAAGGCGCGTGGCCATTAATTTCTGCAGATGCAATTGCCTTTCGGCCAGAATTTCCAACGCCAAAAGCAATGGATATTGAGGATCTCAAAACGGTGAAAATGGAATTTGTTGATGCAGCTAAACGCGCTCTGGAAGCTGGTTTTGATGCGGTGGAATTACAAATGCATAATGGGTTTTTATTGGCTTCATTCCTTTCGCCTTTGACCAATAAGAGACAAGACCAATATGGGGGAAATATTGAAAACCGAGCGAAATATCCTTTAGAAATTGTAAAAGCGATAAAGGAAGTTCTTGGCGATGTTCCTTTAATTGTTAAACTAAATGTGATCGACTGGCATCCTGAAGGTATTACAAAAGATGAGGTGGAATATGTCGCAAAACAATTGAAATCTTTGGACGTTGATATGTTAAATGTAAGTACAGGAAATACCGTAATCGATCAAAAACCGTTTATGGGAAGAATGTGGCAAACACCATTTTCCGAATGGATCAGAAATACAATTGATATTCCAACCATGACTTCTGGTCGTATTGAAAGCATTGATCAAATCAACACCTTGTTGCTAAATGCGCGCGCGGATATGGTTGCTTTGGGACGTTCTCTGTTAACAGATCCTTATTTTGTTCTTACAGCTAAAGCTTATGAGCAATACAAAGCAAATGATCCCATGTCAATTGGTGCACCATATCCTTATATGGGAGGCGTTGCAACAGAGTACATGAAAGCTAAAAAAGACCGTGAAGAATTTGAACAAATGAAACGTGAATTAAAACCAGTAAGTCACCAACTTCAAAAATAA
- a CDS encoding cyclase family protein has translation MNNLLDILKTKKIVDLTHTLNESFPALALPPEMGQVATFKKEQICRYDEKGPGWYWNNFTVGEHFGTHFDAPSHWITGKDHSNNTVDNIPVENMMAGACVIDASAEVSENPDFVLTPEFIQEWEKQHGELEKGAWVLFRTDWSKRTLDEAFTNTDENGLNHTPGPNKEAVEYMISKEVLGFGVETVNTDAGMSFTWEFQLPCHTLMHGAGKYGLQCLKNLDQLPPKGAVIVAAPLKIEDGSGSPLRVLAIV, from the coding sequence ATGAACAATTTATTAGATATTTTAAAAACGAAAAAAATTGTTGATCTAACACATACACTTAACGAAAGTTTTCCAGCCTTAGCGCTTCCACCAGAAATGGGGCAAGTCGCAACTTTCAAAAAAGAACAAATCTGCCGTTATGACGAAAAAGGACCGGGTTGGTACTGGAATAACTTTACGGTCGGCGAGCATTTTGGAACACACTTCGATGCGCCCTCACATTGGATAACAGGAAAAGATCATAGCAACAATACTGTTGACAACATTCCAGTGGAAAATATGATGGCAGGCGCTTGTGTAATAGATGCAAGTGCAGAAGTTTCAGAAAATCCAGATTTTGTATTAACACCAGAATTTATCCAAGAATGGGAAAAGCAACATGGCGAACTCGAGAAAGGTGCGTGGGTGTTATTCCGTACCGATTGGAGCAAAAGAACCTTGGATGAAGCTTTTACAAATACAGATGAAAATGGACTAAATCATACACCAGGACCAAATAAAGAAGCGGTGGAGTATATGATTTCTAAAGAGGTGTTGGGCTTCGGTGTTGAAACCGTTAATACAGATGCCGGGATGTCTTTTACTTGGGAGTTTCAATTGCCGTGTCATACGTTGATGCATGGTGCAGGGAAATATGGTTTGCAATGTTTGAAAAACCTAGATCAATTACCTCCAAAAGGAGCAGTAATCGTTGCAGCACCGTTAAAAATTGAGGACGGTTCTGGAAGCCCGCTAAGAGTTTTAGCAATTGTTTAA
- a CDS encoding indolepyruvate ferredoxin oxidoreductase subunit alpha: MAERSFKQEVEKLRLKEGEIFHGEGILAVTKALLQCGVGYVGGYQGSPISHLMDVFADADPLLKELGVYFENSASEAGAAAMLSASVMYPVRGAVTWKSTVGTNVASDALSNLASSGVTGGTVVIIGEDYGEGSSIMQERTHAFAMKSQMWLIDPRPNLPSIVHFTEKAFQLSEASNTPVFLELRVRSCHLYGQFVAKDNQTPKYTLAEALNNPIRDLNKIVLPPASFLQEEDKIKRRLPAAIQFIKDNKMNEFLSGDREDIGIIVQGALFNNLNRALIQFDLSDHLGNVKIPVYVMNVTYPVIDDEVLEFCKGKKAVLLVEEGQPNYIEQSIGLTLFHKEVKTKLHGKDLLPMGGDYTIGRLETALSEFFNLYQKEIEISEREGSINILAEDAKALSEAVPARPAGFCTGCPERPIFAALKLVQQNMGDYHVSADIGCHLFSILPPFNIGATTMGYGLGGASASAFNMDFVRKDNGQKRVISIMGDGGFWHNGLTTGITNAVFNNNDGLTIIIDNNYAAATGGQDVPSSRFNNKIRTINNPIEKAVHGVGVKHVDFIDNTYDVDKMVKVITKALTSNEKGPKVIIAQSECMLNKQRRDNKVKKKKLEEKKRVVNEKFGIDSKVCTGDHECMRLSGCPSLTLTYSDNPLREDPIATIDSSCVACGNCGEVAEAAVLCPSFYKAQVVKNPTSWEKFKHNVKQSIFSYLQNRREKKRQLA, from the coding sequence ATGGCTGAACGTTCGTTTAAGCAAGAAGTTGAAAAATTACGATTAAAAGAAGGTGAAATTTTCCATGGAGAAGGGATTTTAGCCGTAACTAAAGCCTTGCTGCAATGTGGTGTTGGCTATGTTGGTGGTTATCAGGGGTCGCCGATTTCGCATCTTATGGATGTATTCGCAGATGCAGATCCACTTTTGAAAGAACTGGGCGTTTATTTTGAAAATAGTGCCTCGGAAGCAGGTGCGGCAGCCATGTTGTCGGCATCTGTAATGTATCCCGTGCGTGGTGCGGTAACATGGAAGTCGACGGTTGGCACCAATGTAGCTTCGGATGCGCTTTCAAACTTGGCGTCGTCTGGTGTTACGGGTGGAACAGTGGTTATTATCGGTGAAGATTATGGCGAAGGTTCGAGTATTATGCAGGAAAGAACACATGCTTTTGCGATGAAATCTCAGATGTGGTTGATCGATCCACGACCAAATTTACCAAGCATTGTCCACTTTACGGAAAAAGCGTTTCAGCTTTCGGAAGCGAGTAACACGCCCGTTTTTTTGGAATTGAGAGTTAGATCTTGCCATTTGTACGGGCAATTTGTGGCCAAAGACAATCAAACACCAAAATATACTTTAGCGGAGGCGCTTAACAATCCAATTCGGGATCTCAATAAAATAGTCCTTCCGCCAGCGTCGTTCCTACAAGAGGAAGATAAAATTAAACGTCGATTACCGGCTGCTATTCAGTTTATTAAAGATAATAAAATGAATGAATTTTTGTCGGGAGATCGTGAGGATATCGGAATAATCGTTCAAGGGGCTTTGTTTAATAACTTGAATCGCGCATTAATTCAATTCGATTTATCAGATCATTTGGGTAATGTCAAGATTCCAGTGTATGTGATGAACGTAACTTATCCTGTGATTGATGATGAGGTTTTAGAATTTTGTAAAGGTAAAAAAGCCGTACTTCTTGTTGAAGAAGGTCAACCTAATTATATCGAACAAAGTATTGGTTTGACCTTGTTCCATAAGGAAGTGAAAACAAAACTTCACGGTAAAGATTTGTTACCGATGGGTGGCGATTATACCATCGGACGATTGGAAACAGCCTTGTCGGAATTTTTTAATCTTTATCAAAAAGAAATTGAAATCTCAGAACGAGAAGGTTCTATTAACATTTTGGCGGAAGATGCCAAAGCTTTATCAGAAGCAGTACCTGCAAGACCGGCAGGTTTTTGTACTGGGTGTCCAGAACGCCCAATTTTTGCAGCCTTAAAATTGGTGCAACAAAATATGGGTGACTATCACGTTTCGGCAGATATTGGTTGTCATTTGTTTTCTATTTTACCCCCATTTAATATTGGTGCTACCACGATGGGTTACGGTTTAGGTGGCGCTTCGGCTTCGGCATTTAATATGGACTTTGTCCGAAAAGATAATGGACAAAAACGCGTTATTTCCATAATGGGAGATGGCGGATTTTGGCACAACGGTTTGACAACAGGTATTACCAATGCTGTTTTTAATAATAATGATGGTTTAACAATTATTATTGATAATAATTATGCTGCAGCAACGGGAGGGCAGGATGTACCATCGTCTAGATTTAATAATAAAATCCGAACGATTAATAATCCGATTGAAAAAGCAGTTCACGGTGTTGGCGTCAAACATGTCGATTTTATTGATAATACTTATGATGTTGACAAAATGGTAAAAGTAATTACCAAAGCTTTAACGTCAAACGAAAAAGGTCCAAAAGTTATTATTGCACAATCCGAATGTATGCTGAATAAGCAACGTCGTGATAACAAAGTGAAAAAGAAAAAACTAGAAGAAAAAAAACGCGTTGTCAACGAGAAGTTCGGTATAGATTCCAAAGTTTGTACAGGCGATCACGAGTGTATGCGACTTTCGGGCTGTCCATCGTTGACGTTGACCTACAGCGATAATCCGCTGCGCGAAGATCCTATTGCAACAATAGATTCTTCTTGTGTGGCTTGTGGTAATTGCGGTGAGGTGGCAGAAGCAGCAGTATTATGCCCATCATTTTATAAAGCACAAGTGGTTAAGAACCCAACAAGTTGGGAAAAGTTTAAACACAACGTGAAGCAAAGTATTTTTAGTTATTTACAAAATAGAAGAGAGAAAAAAAGACAATTGGCATGA
- a CDS encoding indolepyruvate oxidoreductase subunit beta family protein → MKTLEPIKIALLAVGGDGGGVLTGWIAQLAENNGYFVQYTYIAGVAQRTGATVYYIELFPTKNLQDNVAEKTPVLSQMPGPHDVDILMATELMEAGRSIQRGFVSKKTTMIFSTNRNLAIREKESSGDGIADGAKIFEMTEKYSKKSLFGNLKLIATKNGSIVSSSLFGALAASGTLPFSKDEFIKVIETSGGKGIKQSLNSFNEAYQYIKDFISQPKPYLPDIRPAVFQALPTSVSSKKLNEILEEVKSKFPMETHDVVWHGLNHVIDFQDLKYGKVYLDKVLQILNLDSSDKNYQLTRQTAKNLAVGMAYDDLIFVSDEKTKKYRQKEVYQQVGAKENEIVNTLDYLHPGYEEVIGFLPASLGKKYIDNEKMRDFYKRKFDKDRRMHSTGLFNFLMLYVMGGMRGWRMKTFRHYEEMENVDQWLERIKTITKVNYNLAVEVANSYRLKKGYGDTYKKGHSKFAMLNKYATDYMNVPNIEEKVQHILSVAIQNHDKKETEKLIANL, encoded by the coding sequence ATGAAAACTTTAGAACCTATTAAAATAGCTTTATTAGCAGTTGGAGGCGATGGTGGCGGCGTTCTTACAGGTTGGATTGCACAACTTGCGGAGAACAATGGCTATTTTGTTCAATACACTTATATTGCGGGAGTTGCCCAAAGAACGGGCGCAACTGTTTATTATATCGAATTATTTCCAACCAAAAATCTGCAAGATAACGTAGCAGAAAAAACGCCCGTACTTTCACAAATGCCAGGCCCACACGATGTGGATATTTTGATGGCGACAGAATTAATGGAAGCGGGTAGATCCATTCAACGCGGCTTTGTTTCCAAAAAGACAACGATGATTTTCTCGACCAACCGTAACTTGGCGATTCGTGAAAAAGAAAGTTCGGGAGATGGCATTGCAGATGGCGCGAAAATTTTTGAAATGACCGAAAAGTATTCTAAAAAATCGCTATTCGGAAATCTTAAACTCATTGCAACCAAAAACGGAAGTATTGTATCTTCTAGTTTGTTTGGAGCTTTGGCAGCAAGTGGAACGTTGCCGTTCTCTAAAGATGAATTTATCAAAGTGATCGAAACTTCTGGCGGAAAAGGCATCAAACAGAGTCTTAACTCTTTCAATGAAGCTTATCAATATATTAAAGATTTTATTTCGCAGCCCAAACCTTATCTGCCGGATATACGTCCTGCGGTGTTCCAGGCTTTACCAACGTCGGTTTCATCTAAAAAATTAAATGAAATTTTAGAAGAAGTGAAATCAAAATTTCCTATGGAAACGCATGACGTCGTTTGGCATGGACTTAATCATGTTATCGATTTTCAGGATTTAAAATATGGAAAGGTCTATTTGGACAAAGTTTTACAAATATTAAATTTAGATTCTTCGGATAAAAATTATCAGTTAACAAGACAAACCGCGAAGAACTTAGCTGTAGGAATGGCTTATGACGATTTGATTTTTGTGTCTGACGAAAAAACCAAAAAATACAGACAAAAAGAAGTCTATCAACAAGTTGGTGCCAAAGAAAACGAAATCGTTAATACATTAGATTATTTGCATCCAGGCTATGAGGAGGTTATCGGGTTTTTACCGGCGAGCTTGGGCAAAAAGTACATCGATAATGAAAAAATGCGCGACTTTTATAAACGAAAGTTTGACAAAGACAGAAGAATGCACTCGACAGGATTGTTTAATTTTTTGATGCTTTATGTGATGGGAGGCATGCGCGGATGGCGTATGAAAACTTTCCGTCATTATGAAGAGATGGAGAATGTCGATCAATGGTTAGAAAGAATAAAAACGATTACTAAAGTTAATTACAACTTAGCCGTTGAAGTTGCCAATTCTTATCGACTGAAAAAGGGTTATGGCGATACTTATAAAAAAGGACATTCCAAATTTGCAATGCTTAATAAATATGCAACAGATTACATGAATGTTCCGAATATCGAAGAAAAAGTTCAGCACATCTTGTCGGTGGCTATTCAGAATCATGACAAAAAAGAAACCGAAAAACTTATCGCAAACCTATAA
- a CDS encoding phytoene desaturase family protein has translation MSNYHTILVGGGINNLVCASLLAKSGKSVLLLERTEFLGGCIRSEELAGCIIDSLSTAYPLFVTSPAYAALKEDLDKEGVEFVSTTTPTGTVLSNKSYALITTDKATNDKTYNGLFDGDGNRYRDQIAFIEQNADLLFSFLGKDLMTTSMATYLAKYVWKNKIKNTTEKVGSFVANVRNDFPRYYKGKELQACLAPWILHTGLAPESPFSSTMAKIIAFTVELVSLPLVKGGSYKIVDAFKNIIEKNGGQILLNQEVDEILVDVDEKVKGVRTKDGKAFESKNVVASVTPKQLYGNLLKSSAKVSNEVKNDAENYRFGMGNMQIHVVMNEEPKWYDEALSKVTYCHLSDGINDISKACIQAKCQELPEQPTIAIGQPTATDPTRAKDGKHVLWIQLPECPNFPVKDAAGQLSHLCNGEWTEELKEAYADRVLERISQYISNVKSACVARKVISPKDLSELNINLVGGDPYAGLCEIEQYLVFRPLKSTKNHTTPIKNLYQSGASTHPGPGLGGGSGFLIAQALK, from the coding sequence ATGTCAAATTACCATACTATTCTTGTTGGAGGAGGAATCAATAACTTGGTTTGCGCTAGTCTTCTAGCAAAGTCTGGAAAATCGGTATTGCTTCTAGAAAGAACCGAATTTCTTGGTGGCTGCATCCGTAGCGAAGAATTGGCAGGATGTATTATCGATAGCCTTTCCACGGCATATCCATTGTTTGTGACCTCGCCAGCGTACGCCGCTTTGAAAGAGGATTTGGACAAAGAAGGTGTCGAGTTTGTTTCTACAACCACGCCAACAGGAACGGTATTGTCTAATAAATCTTATGCTTTAATTACGACGGATAAAGCAACAAACGATAAAACCTATAATGGGCTTTTTGATGGTGATGGGAATCGTTATCGCGATCAAATTGCTTTTATTGAACAAAATGCGGATTTGCTTTTTTCTTTTTTAGGAAAAGATTTGATGACTACTTCCATGGCGACTTATCTTGCGAAATACGTTTGGAAGAATAAAATTAAAAATACAACCGAGAAAGTCGGCTCTTTCGTGGCTAATGTCAGAAACGATTTTCCGAGATATTATAAAGGAAAAGAATTGCAAGCTTGCCTTGCACCTTGGATTTTGCATACAGGTCTTGCCCCAGAAAGTCCTTTTTCATCAACGATGGCGAAGATTATAGCTTTTACAGTAGAGTTGGTAAGTTTACCTTTGGTGAAAGGTGGAAGCTACAAAATTGTCGATGCTTTTAAAAATATTATCGAAAAAAATGGCGGCCAAATTTTACTTAACCAAGAAGTTGACGAAATTTTAGTAGATGTTGACGAGAAAGTAAAAGGCGTTCGTACCAAAGATGGAAAAGCTTTTGAATCCAAAAACGTTGTTGCAAGTGTTACACCAAAACAACTTTATGGAAATCTATTAAAATCTTCAGCAAAAGTTTCTAATGAGGTGAAAAATGATGCCGAAAATTATCGCTTCGGGATGGGAAATATGCAGATTCATGTGGTGATGAATGAAGAACCGAAATGGTATGACGAGGCGCTTTCCAAAGTTACCTATTGCCATCTTTCGGATGGTATTAATGATATTTCCAAAGCTTGTATCCAGGCGAAATGCCAAGAATTACCAGAGCAACCAACCATTGCTATTGGGCAGCCAACTGCGACAGATCCTACTCGTGCAAAAGATGGCAAACATGTTTTGTGGATTCAGCTTCCAGAATGTCCTAATTTTCCAGTAAAAGACGCTGCAGGACAACTGTCGCATCTTTGCAATGGCGAATGGACTGAAGAACTCAAAGAAGCTTATGCAGATAGGGTTTTAGAAAGAATTAGTCAGTATATTAGTAATGTTAAATCAGCTTGTGTCGCAAGAAAAGTTATTTCACCGAAAGATTTAAGTGAGCTAAATATTAATCTTGTTGGTGGCGATCCGTATGCCGGATTGTGTGAGATAGAACAGTATTTGGTTTTTAGACCTTTGAAGTCAACAAAAAATCATACAACGCCAATTAAGAATCTTTACCAAAGTGGTGCTTCAACACATCCAGGGCCAGGATTGGGCGGAGGGTCTGGCTTTTTAATAGCTCAAGCTTTAAAATAA
- a CDS encoding acyl-CoA thioesterase: protein MKFIKEQRIRFEHCDPAGIVFYPRYFEMLNGLMEDFFREVLEYPFEQMHQDSGIPTVDIKTQFKSPARLGDIISKTMFISKLGKTSCTYQYHFSLDNKTILEGEGTVVFVSLKNNGIEPKDWAALRDKMQAYCE, encoded by the coding sequence ATGAAATTTATTAAAGAACAACGTATCCGTTTCGAACATTGTGATCCCGCAGGAATTGTATTTTATCCTCGATATTTTGAAATGTTAAATGGGCTTATGGAAGATTTCTTTCGTGAGGTTTTAGAATATCCGTTTGAGCAGATGCATCAGGATAGCGGTATTCCGACGGTGGATATCAAAACACAGTTTAAATCCCCAGCACGTTTGGGCGATATTATTTCCAAAACGATGTTTATATCAAAGTTGGGTAAAACCTCGTGTACATACCAATATCATTTTAGTTTAGATAATAAAACAATTTTGGAAGGCGAAGGGACTGTTGTGTTTGTGAGTCTTAAAAACAATGGAATAGAGCCTAAAGATTGGGCTGCGCTGCGTGACAAAATGCAGGCTTATTGTGAATAA
- the rpmA gene encoding 50S ribosomal protein L27: MAHKKGVGSSKNGRESHSKRLGVKIFGGQEAIAGNIIVRQRGTQHHPGENVGIGKDHTLFALVDGKVVFRKKANNRSFVSVEANA; this comes from the coding sequence ATGGCACATAAGAAAGGAGTTGGTAGCTCCAAAAACGGTAGAGAATCTCACTCTAAAAGATTAGGTGTTAAAATCTTCGGTGGTCAAGAAGCTATCGCTGGTAACATCATTGTAAGACAAAGAGGTACACAACACCACCCAGGTGAAAACGTGGGAATCGGTAAAGACCACACTTTGTTCGCACTAGTTGACGGTAAAGTCGTATTCAGAAAGAAAGCTAACAACAGATCTTTTGTATCTGTAGAAGCTAACGCTTAA